Proteins from a single region of Streptomyces spectabilis:
- a CDS encoding undecaprenyl-diphosphate phosphatase has product MSWLESFILGLVQGLTEFLPISSSAHLRLTAAFAGWHDPGAAFTAITQIGTETAVLIYFRKDIGRILHAWFGSLVGKVPRSDHDAQMGWLVIVGSIPIGVLGVTLKDQIEGPFRDLRLIATTLIVMGIVLGFADRLAARDEVGGKHRAVRERKDLKQLNIRDGLIYGLCQAMALIPGVSRSGATISGGLLMGYSREAAARYSFLLAIPAVLASGAYELKDAGEGHVSWGPTIFATIIAFVVGYAVIAWFMKFITTKSFMPFVYYRIALGIVLFILVGAGELSPHAGESGD; this is encoded by the coding sequence ATGTCTTGGCTCGAATCGTTCATCCTCGGACTCGTCCAGGGACTGACCGAGTTCCTCCCGATCTCCTCCAGCGCGCATCTGCGGCTGACCGCGGCGTTCGCGGGCTGGCACGACCCGGGTGCCGCGTTCACGGCCATCACGCAGATCGGCACCGAGACCGCCGTCCTGATCTACTTCCGCAAGGACATCGGCCGCATCCTGCACGCGTGGTTCGGCTCCCTTGTGGGCAAGGTGCCGCGGTCCGACCACGACGCGCAGATGGGCTGGCTCGTGATCGTCGGCTCGATCCCGATCGGTGTGCTCGGCGTGACGCTCAAGGACCAGATCGAGGGCCCGTTCCGGGATCTGCGGCTCATCGCCACGACCCTGATCGTGATGGGCATCGTCCTCGGCTTCGCCGACCGCCTCGCCGCGCGCGACGAGGTCGGCGGCAAGCACCGCGCGGTGCGCGAGCGCAAGGACCTCAAGCAGCTGAACATCAGGGACGGCCTCATCTACGGCCTGTGCCAGGCCATGGCCCTGATCCCCGGAGTCTCCCGCTCCGGCGCGACCATCAGCGGCGGCCTCCTCATGGGCTACTCCCGAGAGGCCGCGGCCCGCTACTCCTTCCTCCTCGCCATCCCCGCCGTCCTCGCGTCGGGCGCGTACGAACTCAAGGACGCGGGCGAGGGCCACGTCTCCTGGGGCCCGACCATCTTCGCGACGATCATCGCCTTCGTCGTCGGCTACGCGGTCATCGCGTGGTTCATGAAGTTCATCACGACCAAGAGCTTCATGCCCTTCGTCTACTACCGGATCGCGCTGGGCATCGTGCTGTTCATCCTGGTGGGAGCGGGTGAACTGAGCCCGCACGCGGGAGAGTCGGGGGACTAG
- a CDS encoding GntR family transcriptional regulator, translating to MSEAKHRRIAADVRRRIAIGEWQPGQPLPSRTQMASEYRVHPQTMRLAYVLLRRTGVLEGEERSHVYVAHPPAMRTLTDPDAPWPYSSETTDTRPRPATEELAERLRVAPRTVLQHETVECLDPGGRSAMLVSTWWRGRRRRHASFVAELGVVSLGVEQAHALGLLVDALAYRVVRTRLDEHGAPVETADLILPMDRWTIRLAG from the coding sequence ATGTCGGAAGCGAAGCACCGCCGCATCGCAGCTGACGTCCGCCGCCGCATCGCAATTGGCGAGTGGCAGCCAGGACAACCCCTACCCTCGCGTACCCAGATGGCCAGTGAATATCGGGTGCACCCTCAGACGATGCGTCTGGCCTACGTCCTTCTGCGCCGCACGGGAGTTCTTGAGGGCGAGGAGCGCAGTCACGTCTACGTGGCGCATCCTCCTGCTATGCGCACCCTCACGGACCCGGACGCGCCGTGGCCGTATTCCAGCGAGACCACCGACACCCGCCCGCGCCCCGCCACGGAAGAGCTGGCTGAGCGCCTTCGGGTTGCGCCGCGGACGGTGCTGCAGCACGAGACGGTGGAGTGCCTGGATCCGGGCGGCAGGTCGGCGATGCTGGTGTCGACGTGGTGGCGCGGCCGGCGTCGGCGGCACGCGTCGTTCGTGGCCGAGTTGGGCGTGGTCAGCCTGGGTGTGGAGCAGGCGCATGCGCTGGGGTTGCTGGTGGATGCCTTGGCCTATCGGGTGGTGCGGACCCGCCTGGATGAGCATGGCGCCCCCGTGGAGACTGCGGATCTGATCCTGCCGATGGACAGGTGGACGATCCGGCTTGCTGGTTGA
- a CDS encoding winged helix-turn-helix domain-containing protein has translation MSDQEPVVDPSRPVYVYVQVADHLAARIAAGEIPAGARLAGERELADEYQVAIGTARRAIQELRDRGLVVTLPSKGTYITEPPAAG, from the coding sequence ATGAGTGATCAAGAGCCGGTGGTGGATCCGTCCCGGCCCGTGTACGTGTACGTGCAGGTCGCGGATCATCTGGCTGCGCGGATCGCGGCGGGCGAGATTCCCGCGGGCGCCAGGCTGGCCGGTGAGCGGGAGCTTGCGGACGAGTACCAGGTCGCCATCGGTACGGCACGGCGGGCGATCCAGGAACTGCGGGACCGCGGCCTGGTGGTGACGCTGCCGTCGAAGGGCACCTACATCACGGAGCCGCCTGCGGCTGGATAG
- a CDS encoding DUF6221 family protein — MSDNPAQWLRDQLNEDERIAKRAAGRSSEWRLARPLDDEEAGDASLLRPVELEHAERHDPARVLREIDAKRKVIAAHATAAKRVEELTTLVARLRAEGQDDLMATMKQETAIHQRDVLHGVLCLLALPYAGRPGYREEWRL; from the coding sequence GTGAGCGACAACCCGGCGCAGTGGCTGCGCGACCAGCTCAACGAGGACGAGCGGATCGCCAAGAGAGCGGCAGGGCGCAGCTCGGAATGGAGGCTTGCGCGGCCGCTCGACGATGAGGAAGCGGGCGACGCATCCCTCCTGCGCCCCGTGGAACTGGAGCACGCAGAGCGGCACGATCCGGCACGGGTGCTGCGCGAAATCGATGCCAAGCGCAAGGTGATTGCGGCGCACGCCACGGCTGCCAAGCGTGTGGAGGAGCTCACTACTCTCGTTGCCCGGCTGCGAGCCGAGGGGCAGGACGATCTCATGGCGACGATGAAGCAGGAAACGGCCATCCATCAGCGCGACGTACTGCATGGCGTTCTCTGCCTGCTCGCCCTGCCCTACGCTGGTCGGCCGGGCTACCGCGAAGAGTGGCGCCTGTAA
- a CDS encoding DUF6233 domain-containing protein produces MHDTAPESPRLTALRFLERVQVGDLERTRRWIAAEEQRETERARGAAARPPTPDWLLETGVGRDRLPVYVHVGGCHMAGKRSKGVDRGEALHKLAEGVEACPHCRPDKELGFLE; encoded by the coding sequence ATGCACGACACTGCTCCTGAGTCACCCCGCCTCACCGCGCTCCGCTTCCTCGAACGCGTCCAGGTCGGCGATCTCGAGCGCACCCGGCGATGGATCGCGGCCGAAGAACAACGCGAGACCGAACGCGCCCGCGGGGCCGCCGCCCGGCCGCCGACCCCGGACTGGCTGCTGGAGACCGGCGTCGGCCGCGACAGACTCCCCGTGTACGTGCACGTCGGCGGCTGTCACATGGCTGGCAAGCGCAGCAAGGGCGTCGACCGCGGCGAAGCGCTGCACAAGCTCGCCGAGGGCGTAGAAGCGTGTCCGCACTGCCGACCCGACAAGGAGCTCGGGTTCCTGGAGTAG
- a CDS encoding ATP-dependent DNA ligase, translated as MLPFPVRVALAEPVTDLPHGEYAFEWKLDGHRLLLASTEVGPLVQAGRSGRNITGLFPDLAAVAERLEVGTVLDGEGVVHNDGRIDFGAMQSRALAAPRRAADLAHRLPAHFVAFDVIVDRGQDRRGWPYHRRRALLEDLVAPIGPPLQVVPMTRDRAQALAWLADEDLAAAGVEGVLAKPWTQAYPGGRRGWLKLRPSAPRDAVAVGYTGRARAPARLIIDFGDHLALSTPLSVELRHHLAQALQASTSRRPETARLEDGTEYWQLPQPLSVEVDHGTTRHAATTVRRLRPDLAD; from the coding sequence GTGCTCCCCTTCCCTGTCCGTGTCGCGCTTGCCGAGCCGGTCACCGACCTGCCGCACGGCGAGTACGCATTCGAGTGGAAACTCGACGGGCACCGGCTACTCCTCGCAAGCACTGAGGTGGGCCCGCTCGTCCAGGCCGGGCGTTCCGGCCGCAACATCACCGGCCTCTTTCCCGACCTTGCCGCGGTCGCCGAGCGGCTCGAGGTCGGCACGGTCCTCGACGGTGAAGGCGTCGTCCACAATGACGGCCGCATCGACTTCGGGGCCATGCAGTCCCGGGCCCTCGCCGCCCCACGCCGCGCCGCCGACCTCGCCCACCGGCTGCCCGCGCACTTCGTTGCCTTCGACGTGATCGTCGACCGCGGGCAGGACCGGCGAGGCTGGCCGTATCACCGGCGCAGGGCGCTCCTTGAGGACCTCGTCGCCCCCATCGGCCCACCCCTGCAGGTCGTGCCGATGACGCGGGACCGGGCACAGGCCCTCGCATGGCTGGCGGATGAGGACCTGGCCGCGGCCGGAGTGGAGGGCGTGCTCGCCAAGCCATGGACGCAGGCCTACCCGGGAGGGCGCCGCGGCTGGCTGAAGCTGAGACCGTCAGCGCCTCGGGATGCTGTGGCCGTCGGCTACACCGGCCGGGCACGGGCGCCGGCCCGGCTCATCATCGATTTCGGCGACCATCTGGCGCTGTCCACGCCGCTCAGCGTCGAGCTCCGCCACCACCTGGCACAGGCCCTCCAGGCGAGCACCAGCAGACGCCCGGAGACGGCGCGACTGGAGGACGGGACCGAGTACTGGCAGCTGCCCCAGCCCCTGTCCGTAGAGGTCGACCATGGCACGACACGGCACGCGGCAACCACCGTGCGCCGACTCCGCCCCGACCTCGCCGACTAG
- a CDS encoding tyrosine-type recombinase/integrase yields MTDLVPQQPDAAPAVPAVRDAATLAVLAAMEQAAEQHLDAIRPHNTKRGYANDWNLWTEFHDWLTEQTGHRIALTDVTKGTLVGFVVWLDTIKLAAPTSIDRRITGVTVTARGLGVEVPKAATVAARQALKPMKNDPERMARGRGKAAAVTPEQLRQMNAAVADGLTGLRDRALWLMAFAIAGRSAEVAALRDDGIGLVSQGLEVHVPAVKGRPPRDVVVSYGKSADTCPVRAWLTWRAASGITTGPAFLPIDVWGHMGDHALSAEACREIIARNAERAGVAVRLTGHSMRSGFITTSRKAGKREEKIRAQSGHAENSPAFWGYIREADKWTDAASEDIGL; encoded by the coding sequence GTGACCGACCTCGTTCCGCAGCAGCCGGACGCCGCCCCCGCCGTCCCCGCCGTCCGCGACGCCGCAACCCTCGCCGTCCTCGCCGCGATGGAGCAGGCCGCCGAACAACACCTCGACGCCATCCGCCCACACAACACGAAACGCGGCTACGCCAACGACTGGAACCTCTGGACCGAATTCCACGACTGGCTCACCGAACAGACCGGCCACCGCATCGCCCTGACCGACGTCACCAAAGGCACCCTCGTCGGCTTCGTCGTCTGGCTCGACACGATCAAACTCGCCGCACCGACGTCCATCGACCGCAGGATCACCGGCGTCACCGTCACCGCACGCGGGCTCGGCGTCGAGGTCCCCAAGGCCGCCACCGTCGCAGCCCGGCAAGCGCTCAAGCCGATGAAGAACGACCCCGAACGCATGGCGCGCGGGCGCGGTAAAGCAGCCGCCGTCACGCCGGAGCAGCTGCGGCAGATGAACGCCGCCGTCGCCGACGGACTCACCGGACTCCGCGACCGAGCCCTCTGGCTCATGGCCTTCGCTATCGCCGGACGCTCCGCCGAAGTCGCCGCCCTCAGGGATGACGGCATCGGCCTCGTAAGCCAAGGACTCGAAGTCCACGTCCCCGCCGTGAAGGGTCGCCCGCCCCGGGACGTCGTTGTCAGCTACGGCAAGAGCGCCGACACCTGCCCCGTCCGCGCTTGGCTCACCTGGCGTGCGGCATCTGGGATCACCACCGGGCCCGCCTTCCTACCCATCGACGTCTGGGGGCACATGGGCGACCATGCCCTGTCCGCTGAAGCCTGCCGCGAGATCATCGCCCGCAATGCCGAACGCGCAGGCGTCGCCGTCCGCCTCACCGGACACTCCATGCGATCCGGATTCATCACCACCAGCCGCAAGGCAGGCAAGCGCGAAGAGAAGATCCGTGCCCAGTCCGGTCACGCCGAGAACAGCCCCGCCTTCTGGGGCTACATCCGCGAAGCCGACAAATGGACCGACGCCGCATCCGAGGACATCGGGCTTTGA